A genomic window from Streptomyces broussonetiae includes:
- a CDS encoding COG4705 family protein yields MTTTTEARARSGRLMLNKVPEVTVWFWVIKILCTTVGESFADWINMKLGVGLVNTAWIFTAVFVVVLAVQLRLKRYVPFPYWLTVVVVSVTGTLYTDILTDQLNVPLWISSAVFSVLLAVVFGVWWLRERTLSIHSVTTLPRESFYWLTVLVTFALGTATGDWTLELTGWSPGVSVLLPLGLIAAITALWRFGANPVLSFWLAYILTRPLGANIGDWLASPKVAQNPGDPTGLDLGTFTTSLIFLGLILATVVYLTVTRSDVTETHEATHAAPATSNPRKERTALAGFGLLAVATAGLLVWAHGQPHVGPAPETDNTSAVQMAPGQAVKKFPPAKVDALKTLASTSLKDARSGNAAGAHAAAQKLRDLWDADQDSLQPLDQTGWTSIDAQMDKVLKTFGIDHPNPPMSPAQQEKELNALLTDMG; encoded by the coding sequence ATGACAACGACAACGGAAGCACGCGCGCGCAGCGGGCGGCTCATGCTCAACAAGGTTCCCGAGGTCACCGTCTGGTTCTGGGTGATCAAGATCCTGTGCACGACCGTCGGTGAGAGCTTCGCCGACTGGATCAACATGAAGCTGGGCGTCGGCCTGGTGAACACGGCCTGGATCTTCACCGCGGTGTTCGTGGTGGTCCTGGCCGTCCAGCTGCGGCTGAAGCGGTACGTTCCGTTCCCCTACTGGCTGACCGTGGTCGTTGTCAGCGTCACGGGCACCCTGTACACCGACATCCTCACCGACCAGCTGAACGTGCCGCTGTGGATCAGTTCCGCGGTCTTCTCGGTGCTGCTTGCGGTGGTCTTCGGTGTCTGGTGGCTGCGCGAGCGCACCTTGTCGATCCACTCGGTCACGACGCTTCCGCGGGAGTCGTTCTACTGGCTGACCGTCCTGGTCACCTTCGCGCTCGGCACCGCGACCGGCGACTGGACCCTGGAGCTGACCGGCTGGAGCCCGGGGGTCTCGGTGTTGCTCCCGCTCGGCCTCATCGCGGCGATCACGGCGCTGTGGAGGTTCGGCGCGAACCCGGTGCTGTCCTTCTGGCTCGCCTACATCCTGACCCGCCCGCTCGGCGCGAACATCGGCGACTGGCTCGCCTCCCCCAAGGTCGCCCAGAACCCGGGCGACCCGACCGGTCTCGACCTGGGCACATTCACCACCAGCCTGATCTTCCTCGGCCTGATCCTGGCCACGGTGGTCTACCTGACGGTGACGCGCTCGGACGTGACCGAGACCCACGAGGCGACCCACGCGGCACCGGCCACCAGCAACCCGCGCAAGGAGCGCACCGCGCTGGCCGGCTTCGGACTGCTCGCCGTCGCCACCGCGGGCCTGCTGGTCTGGGCCCACGGCCAGCCGCACGTCGGCCCGGCGCCGGAGACCGACAACACCTCCGCCGTCCAGATGGCTCCCGGCCAGGCGGTGAAGAAGTTCCCGCCCGCCAAGGTCGACGCACTGAAGACCCTCGCCTCCACCTCGCTCAAGGACGCACGCTCGGGCAACGCGGCCGGAGCCCATGCGGCAGCCCAGAAGCTGCGTGACCTGTGGGACGCCGACCAGGATTCGCTGCAGCCGCTGGACCAGACCGGCTGGACCTCCATCGACGCCCAGATGGACAAGGTGCTCAAGACGTTCGGCATCGATCACCCGAACCCGCCGATGTCGCCTGCACAGCAGGAGAAGGAACTGAACGCCCTCCTGACGGACATGGGCTGA
- a CDS encoding response regulator transcription factor: protein MGTPAAPDRSRLHILVVEDDDTIGHHLEADLRVNGYRPTWSRTGASALAETDRTAYDAVLLDLGLPDLDGLDLARTLRARLPDVLIVILTARTDDIDVIAGLDAGADDYLVKPFSLTVLLARLRAHLRRQTSTSQPQPPLRLGDLVIDTTSRRCTLHDTEIALRPKEFDLLALLARNPGTAVSRETLMAQVWDENWFGPTKTLDVTMAGLRRRLTQAAEESARPCRLPHITTLRGHGYRLECCG, encoded by the coding sequence ATGGGCACGCCTGCCGCACCGGACCGCAGCCGCCTGCACATCCTGGTCGTCGAGGACGACGACACCATCGGACACCACCTGGAAGCCGACCTCCGCGTCAACGGCTACCGCCCCACCTGGAGCCGCACCGGCGCCTCGGCCCTGGCGGAGACGGACCGCACTGCCTACGACGCGGTTCTCCTGGATCTCGGCCTGCCCGACCTCGACGGACTGGACCTCGCCCGCACCCTGCGCGCCCGCCTCCCCGACGTGCTGATCGTGATCCTCACCGCCCGTACCGACGACATCGACGTCATCGCCGGCCTGGACGCAGGCGCCGACGACTACCTGGTCAAACCCTTCAGCCTCACCGTCCTGCTGGCCCGCCTCCGCGCCCACCTGCGCCGCCAGACCAGCACGTCGCAGCCGCAGCCCCCACTACGGCTCGGCGACCTGGTCATCGACACCACGTCCCGCCGCTGCACCCTTCACGACACGGAGATCGCCTTGCGGCCGAAGGAGTTCGACCTCCTCGCCCTGCTCGCCAGGAACCCCGGCACCGCCGTCTCGCGAGAAACGCTGATGGCACAGGTGTGGGACGAGAACTGGTTCGGCCCCACCAAGACCCTCGACGTCACCATGGCCGGCCTGCGCCGACGTCTCACCCAGGCCGCCGAGGAGTCCGCCCGCCCTTGCCGGTTGCCTCACATCACCACGCTCAGGGGACATGGTTACCGCCTTGAGTGCTGCGGCTAG